The sequence GGTCCCTGATCTCCTGCCGGATTCGTCGTGCCGAGACGTCTGCATTGGCGGGGAGGGGGATGATCGTCCCGTCAGGGGCATTTGATCCATCCACACCTGCATTGGGGAGGAGTGTCCCGTTTCGGATGCAGAGGAGATATCCGGGGATACCGCCGACGATCTCGTCGGACTCGGAGATGACAACCTCCGCCACCCTCGGATCCATCTGATACCTCTCTCCGTACCGGAGTGCCTCGGGTGAGGGGGTGACATCCGCGAGCCGGATAACCCTCCCTTCTGCGGTGGCCAGTGCCGATTCGGCGATAGTAATGATATCCCCATCCCGGATCCCTTCGGGGGCTGATTGGATGATCCGGTCCACGATATCATCCCCCGGCGTTATGAGGCCGGTTCTGCACCCATATGCTGAAAACGAACTGTTCATCATCTCTCTCCCTGCATCTTCTCACAGACCCTGATGACATCGCGTGTCGCTGCAATATCATGGGTCCGGATCATTGCTGCACCGGCCATCACGAGCAGTGCAGTCAGCCCGAGTGTTCCGGCGAGACGCTCCTCGGCAGGTTTTCCCAGAAGATCACCGATGAAGCTCTTCCGGGAGATGGCACCAAGAAGGGGGCGTTCGAAGGTTAAAAAATCAGAGAAGCGGCGGCAGAGATCCCAGTCATGCTCAGATCTCCGTGACGGCACCCAGCGGCCGATACCGGGGTCAAGGATGAGGTCTTTGATCCCATACGCCTCTGCCCGTTCGGTGACGAGTGCGAGGGCCGCCATCGTCTCGTCTGCACCATGGGGATCACCGGGCTGCTCCCGTGCCGCCATCGCGATGACCAAAAGTCCGCTCTCTGCGGCCCGTTCTGCAAAACGTTCATCTGCAAGGCCATGAATGTCGTTGATTGCGGCGATATCATACCTGAGTGCGAGATCGAGGGCATCCGCATACATCGTATCGACCGAGACAGGGATGCCTGTCCCCTCCAGCTCGGCAAGTGAGCTCTTCAGCCGTCTGCACTCCTCTTCGACGGTGATCGACCTGCTCTGTGGTGCCGTGCTCCGGGCACCGAGATCGATGATGGACGCACCCTCATCGATCATCTTCTCCGCATTTCTGAGGATGCTCCCGGATGGAACATAGGATCCATGAAAAAAGGATTCAGGGCTTGTGTTGATGACGCCCATCAGCCGGACCGGGTTCTCCCCACCGATACCGGCCTTTCCGATCAGAGTGGTCCGCATGAACGTAGACGTGCGGCGGCGAAGGTATTCTCCATCAGGGTGGCGATCGTCATCGGGCCGACACCACCCGGCACCGGGCTGATCCCGGCGGTCTTCCACTCGACCTTGTCAAAGTCCACATCGCCGCAGAGCTTCCCGTTCTCATCATAGTTGGTTCCGATGTCGATGACGATGCTCCCATCCCCGACCATCTCCTGGGTGACGAACCGTGCTTTTCCGATAGCGGAGACGAGGATCTCTGCACCGGATGTCACGGTGGCAAGATCTTCTGTCTTTGAATGGCAGATGGTGACCGTTGCATCCGCATTGAGAAGAAGGGCGGCCATCGGTCGTCCGACATCGATACTCCTCCCGATGACGACTGCACGCTTTCCTGCAGGGTTGATCCCATACTCGGCAAGGAGGTTCATCACGCCAAGCGGGGTGCAGGGTGAGAAGACGGGTGATCCCGAGAAGAGGCGACCCAGGTTGGTTGGATGAAATCCGTCCACATCCTTCTCGGGGGATACCGCCTCGATGATGGCATGGGTATCGACCT is a genomic window of Methanocalculus alkaliphilus containing:
- the cofE gene encoding coenzyme F420-0:L-glutamate ligase; this translates as MMNSSFSAYGCRTGLITPGDDIVDRIIQSAPEGIRDGDIITIAESALATAEGRVIRLADVTPSPEALRYGERYQMDPRVAEVVISESDEIVGGIPGYLLCIRNGTLLPNAGVDGSNAPDGTIIPLPANADVSARRIRQEIRDRTGREVAVLIIDSRTHAMRLGVSGVTIGCSGMEAVTDCRGKNDLFGRTLEVTRRAVGDCIASAAELLMGEADECIPVVIIRGLEELVGEGEGIETIAPDECLFMGAMRK
- the folP gene encoding dihydropteroate synthase, translated to MRTTLIGKAGIGGENPVRLMGVINTSPESFFHGSYVPSGSILRNAEKMIDEGASIIDLGARSTAPQSRSITVEEECRRLKSSLAELEGTGIPVSVDTMYADALDLALRYDIAAINDIHGLADERFAERAAESGLLVIAMAAREQPGDPHGADETMAALALVTERAEAYGIKDLILDPGIGRWVPSRRSEHDWDLCRRFSDFLTFERPLLGAISRKSFIGDLLGKPAEERLAGTLGLTALLVMAGAAMIRTHDIAATRDVIRVCEKMQGER
- the folD gene encoding bifunctional methylenetetrahydrofolate dehydrogenase/methenyltetrahydrofolate cyclohydrolase FolD, producing MILDGKQTSEKRLALLREKIEESGLYPRLATVLVGEDPASQLYVKMKHRACERVGIGSIAVDLPETATTQEVLDAVHRLNEDPMIDGILVQLPLPSQVDTHAIIEAVSPEKDVDGFHPTNLGRLFSGSPVFSPCTPLGVMNLLAEYGINPAGKRAVVIGRSIDVGRPMAALLLNADATVTICHSKTEDLATVTSGAEILVSAIGKARFVTQEMVGDGSIVIDIGTNYDENGKLCGDVDFDKVEWKTAGISPVPGGVGPMTIATLMENTFAAARLRSCGPL